In a genomic window of Quercus lobata isolate SW786 chromosome 4, ValleyOak3.0 Primary Assembly, whole genome shotgun sequence:
- the LOC115987264 gene encoding F-box/kelch-repeat protein At3g17530-like → MEVIFSNEDLAMEILSRLSAKNLLRCKCVSKRWTSLISDPSFVRIHHQRSRCISGLLVQEFKEYGGNFRGDDYFLYASVNGELGIFKLMDESFPQLTSVVMASCDGLICYRSRRTRDVEVLDIVVWNPMTQERLTLRTTDCHVGSIFGLAFYPFGSSAKMIPSFKVVSIQRPKHDQNSYSFVIYSSETGKWKTSLEVCYCKDELHKNKHIYVNGRFYWLTKNQNIITFEVDEELSGVITVPGPKWLDRYVVRLACLGDSDGYLHYVCVDMPELRVWMLTDPCKPIWVLKHHVNIDQFGEESRDHYIHRVRHSPETIGDSFVVDAQNFHDEVVYLSIRGRLCSYDFKTGRLRFFFNGLYLRHMNKVQATVLPYTPTLATIGIPWLKQNSGSASISFASTSFNYLGRPRKKLKTRKT, encoded by the coding sequence ATGGAAGTCATTTTTTCAAATGAAGACTTAGCAATGGAAATTTTAAGTCGCTTGTCAGCTAAGAACCTTTTAAGGTGCAAGTGTGTCTCCAAGAGATGGACGAGCCTTATATCTGATCCATCCTTTGTGCGGATTCACCATCAGAGGTCAAGATGCATTTCAGGACTCCTTGTTCAAGAGTTTAAGGAGTATGGGGGGAATTTTCGTGGAGATGATTATTTCCTTTACGCTAGTGTTAATGGTGAATTGGGCATATTTAAATTGATGGATGAAAGTTTCCCTCAACTGACTTCTGTCGTTATGGCTTCATGTGATGGACTCATCTGTTATAGAAGTCGTCGAACTAGGGATGTAGAGGTGCTGGACATAGTTGTTTGGAACCCAATGACCCAGGAACGGTTAACCTTGAGAACCACTGACTGTCATGTTGGTAGCATCTTCGGATTGGCTTTCTACCCATTTGGTTCTTCAGCAAAGATGATCCCTAGCTTTAAAGTGGTCAGCATTCAGCGACCAAAACATGACCAAAATTCCTACTCCTTTGTGATCTACTCATCGGAGACAGGGAAATGGAAAACTTCCCTTGAAGTGTGCTATTGCAAGGATGAGCTTCACAAGAACAAACATATTTATGTTAATGGAAGGTTTTACTGGTTGACGAAGAATCAGAACATTATCACTTTTGAGGTGGATGAGGAGTTATCTGGAGTCATTACAGTACCAGGTCCTAAGTGGTTGGATAGATATGTAGTGAGACTGGCTTGCCTTGGGGATTCAGATGGGTATCTTCATTATGTGTGTGTAGATATGCCTGAACTTAGGGTCTGGATGTTAACAGATCCTTGCAAGCCCATTTGGGTTCTTAAGCACCATGTAAATATAGATCAatttggtgaagaatcaagggATCATTATATCCATCGTGTACGGCACTCTCCTGAAACGATTGGGGATTCTTTTGTAGTGGATGCTCAAAATTTCCATGATGAAGTTGTGTATTTGTCTATACGAGGTAGGTTATGTTCGTACGACTTCAAAACTGGAAGGCTAAGATTCTTCTTTAATGGTTTGTACCTGAGGCATATGAATAAGGTTCAGGCCACTGTGCTCCCATATACACCAACCTTGGCAACAATTGGCATTCCCTGGTTGAAACAGAATTCTGGTAGTGCTTCTATTTCTTTTGCTTCAACATCTTTTAATTACCTAGGAAGAcctagaaaaaaattgaaaacaaggaAGACCTag